One genomic window of Polyangium aurulentum includes the following:
- a CDS encoding efflux RND transporter permease subunit, with translation MKPRAASFALLALVALVALVGCKSKTAPPPEIIQEHVAPEPVFAVVEVRVEALGQSSTEVERTITVPIEKALAAAGPAHVSSVSRPGMAILRVEMPRGSDARESVESRLRAAQGSLPEGVTPVLAPEVGKDAVLRFSSLTESPEGLRGMSRALREALAEVNGVAAIEVCGERSFDLHATLDPERLASFGLDTRAVVDALSGKLAGPTDKYINWLPELSSDVALPGGGNRKLGDVAAFEVPFAEAGCGASVGSRFYALTVEIRPTRGADLELVRREVRRRMIQKDVGMDRELPPSALRAEVIMASETTPAGAARRFATDFEAALAREGSLDGVLWAVRLGPVGSLKAAILGELEGEVWIEPAPLQKTLDLEAAKRALAAMPKLMVRRILAPAEAKGGAFVVARVEGDDLEAARRAANEVARVVSGVSGVLGARARTATAPEVRVRLDRAEMARRGVTEADMALTLRAAAEGVHVGTIRSRWHQEEVFVRLGKHERTDRLAMARALAKMSVRGAGGALTRLDKLVTIELAEQPAVLLRRDGQRYVAVDVRLSGAEGLDAVRRAVEGAVQLPAGTKLAWDEDPAR, from the coding sequence ATGAAACCCCGCGCCGCCTCCTTCGCCCTCCTCGCCCTCGTCGCCCTTGTCGCCCTCGTCGGCTGCAAGAGCAAGACCGCCCCGCCGCCCGAGATCATCCAGGAGCACGTCGCGCCGGAGCCGGTGTTCGCCGTCGTCGAGGTGCGCGTCGAGGCGCTCGGGCAATCGAGCACCGAGGTCGAGAGGACGATCACGGTGCCGATCGAGAAGGCGCTCGCGGCCGCCGGCCCCGCGCACGTCTCGAGCGTGTCGCGGCCGGGCATGGCCATTTTGCGGGTCGAGATGCCGCGGGGCAGCGACGCGCGGGAGAGCGTGGAGAGCCGGCTTCGCGCGGCGCAGGGATCGCTGCCCGAGGGCGTGACGCCGGTCCTCGCGCCCGAGGTCGGAAAGGACGCGGTGCTGCGCTTCTCGTCGCTCACCGAGAGCCCGGAGGGATTGCGGGGCATGTCTCGAGCCCTGCGCGAGGCCCTCGCCGAGGTGAATGGCGTCGCGGCGATCGAGGTATGCGGCGAGCGGTCGTTCGATCTGCACGCGACGCTCGATCCGGAGAGGCTCGCGTCGTTCGGGCTCGATACGCGCGCGGTCGTCGACGCCCTCTCCGGGAAGCTCGCCGGCCCCACGGACAAATACATCAACTGGCTCCCGGAGCTTTCGAGCGACGTCGCCCTGCCCGGCGGCGGCAATCGCAAGCTCGGCGACGTCGCCGCGTTCGAGGTGCCCTTCGCCGAGGCGGGCTGCGGCGCCTCGGTCGGCAGCCGATTCTACGCGCTCACCGTCGAGATCCGCCCGACGCGCGGCGCAGACCTGGAGCTGGTCCGGCGCGAGGTCCGCCGCCGCATGATTCAGAAGGACGTCGGTATGGACCGCGAGCTGCCGCCCTCGGCCCTGCGCGCCGAGGTGATCATGGCCTCCGAGACGACCCCGGCCGGGGCGGCGCGGCGCTTCGCGACCGATTTCGAGGCGGCGCTCGCGCGCGAGGGGAGCCTCGACGGCGTGCTCTGGGCCGTGCGCCTCGGGCCTGTCGGCAGCCTGAAGGCCGCGATCCTCGGCGAGCTCGAGGGCGAGGTGTGGATCGAGCCGGCGCCTCTGCAAAAGACCCTCGACCTCGAGGCCGCAAAGCGCGCGCTCGCCGCCATGCCCAAGCTCATGGTGCGGCGCATCCTGGCCCCGGCCGAGGCGAAGGGCGGGGCGTTCGTCGTGGCGCGGGTCGAGGGCGACGATCTGGAGGCGGCTCGTCGCGCCGCGAACGAGGTCGCGCGCGTCGTGTCGGGCGTCTCCGGCGTCCTCGGGGCGCGGGCGCGCACGGCCACGGCGCCCGAGGTGCGCGTGCGGCTCGATCGCGCGGAGATGGCCCGGCGCGGCGTCACGGAGGCCGACATGGCCCTCACGCTGCGCGCCGCCGCCGAGGGCGTGCACGTCGGGACCATTCGATCACGCTGGCACCAGGAGGAGGTCTTCGTGCGCCTCGGCAAGCACGAGCGGACCGATCGATTGGCCATGGCGCGCGCCCTGGCGAAGATGTCCGTGCGCGGGGCCGGGGGAGCGTTGACGCGCCTCGACAAACTCGTGACCATCGAGCTCGCCGAGCAGCCCGCCGTCCTGCTGCGGCGCGATGGGCAGCGCTATGTGGCCGTCGACGTGCGCCTCTCGGGCGCCGAAGGGCTCGATGCCGTGCGCCGGGCGGTGGAGGGCGCGGTGCAATTGCCCGCCGGAACCAAGCTCGCCTGGGACGAAGACCCTGCGCGCTGA